The following are encoded together in the Citrobacter arsenatis genome:
- the yqhD gene encoding alcohol dehydrogenase: MNNFNLHTPTRILFGKGAIAELRDQIPQDARVLVTYGGGSVKKTGVLSQVQDALKGLDVLEFGGIEPNPSYETLMNAVKIVRDEKVTFLLAVGGGSVLDGTKFIAAAAQYADGIDPWRILETHGNDVTSAIPMGSVLTLPATGSESNSGAVISRKTTGDKLAFMTPFVQPVFAVLDPVYTYTLPPRQVANGVVDAFVHTVEQYVTYPVDGKIQDRFAEGILLTLVEEGPKALQEPENYNVRANVMWAATQALNGLIGAGVPQDWATHMLGHELTAMHGLDHAQTLAIVLPALWNEKRDTKRAKLLQYAERIWNITEGNDDQRIDAAIAATRAFFEQMGVPTRLSDYGLDGSSIPALLEKLQAHGGTKLGEHQDITLEVSRRIYEAAR, translated from the coding sequence ATGAACAACTTTAATCTCCATACCCCAACCCGAATTCTTTTTGGTAAAGGCGCTATTGCTGAGCTGCGCGATCAAATCCCTCAGGATGCTCGCGTACTGGTTACCTACGGCGGCGGCAGCGTGAAAAAAACCGGCGTCCTCTCACAGGTTCAGGACGCTCTGAAAGGTCTGGACGTGCTGGAATTTGGCGGTATCGAGCCGAATCCATCTTATGAAACGCTGATGAACGCGGTTAAAATCGTACGTGATGAGAAAGTGACGTTTCTGCTGGCAGTAGGCGGCGGTTCAGTGCTGGATGGCACCAAATTCATCGCGGCAGCGGCACAGTACGCTGACGGCATCGATCCTTGGCGCATTCTGGAAACCCACGGCAACGACGTAACAAGCGCTATCCCGATGGGTTCCGTATTAACCCTGCCAGCAACCGGCTCGGAATCCAACTCCGGCGCGGTAATTTCGCGTAAAACCACCGGCGATAAGCTGGCCTTTATGACCCCGTTTGTGCAGCCGGTATTTGCCGTGCTGGATCCGGTTTACACCTATACCCTGCCGCCGCGTCAGGTTGCGAACGGCGTCGTGGATGCCTTCGTGCATACCGTTGAGCAGTATGTGACTTATCCGGTGGACGGGAAAATTCAGGATCGCTTTGCCGAAGGCATTCTGCTTACGCTGGTAGAAGAAGGTCCGAAAGCATTGCAGGAGCCAGAAAACTACAACGTACGTGCGAACGTCATGTGGGCAGCAACCCAGGCGTTGAACGGTCTGATCGGCGCAGGAGTACCGCAGGACTGGGCAACGCATATGCTGGGCCACGAACTGACCGCAATGCACGGTCTGGATCATGCTCAAACGCTGGCCATCGTTCTGCCTGCACTGTGGAATGAAAAACGCGACACCAAACGAGCCAAACTGCTGCAATACGCAGAGCGTATCTGGAATATCACCGAAGGTAATGATGACCAGCGCATCGACGCCGCCATTGCCGCAACCCGCGCGTTCTTCGAACAAATGGGTGTACCGACTCGCCTGTCTGACTATGGCCTGGACGGTAGCTCCATCCCGGCGCTGCTGGAGAAACTGCAAGCCCATGGCGGTACGAAACTGGGCGAACATCAGGACATTACGCTTGAGGTCAGCCGTCGGATTTACGAAGCTGCCCGCTAA
- the dkgA gene encoding 2,5-didehydrogluconate reductase DkgA, with the protein MTGPTIIKLQDGNVMPQLGLGVWKASNEEVITAIHKALEVGYRSIDTAAAYKNEEGVGKAIRDAGVPRDELFITTKLWNDDQKRPREALLESMEKLQLDYLDLYLMHWPVPAIDHYVEAWENMIDLQKEGLIKSIGVCNFQINHLQRLMDETGVPPVINQIELHPLMQQRQLHAWNATHKIQTESWSPLAQGGKDVFDQKIIRDLAEKYGKSPAQIVIRWHLDSGLVVIPKSVTPARIAENFNVWDFRLDKDELGEIAKLDQGKRLGPDPDQFGG; encoded by the coding sequence ATGACCGGTCCAACCATTATCAAACTACAGGATGGTAACGTCATGCCGCAACTGGGCCTGGGGGTCTGGAAGGCAAGCAACGAAGAAGTCATCACCGCCATTCATAAAGCGCTGGAAGTCGGGTATCGCTCAATTGATACCGCTGCGGCGTACAAAAACGAAGAAGGTGTCGGCAAAGCAATACGCGATGCTGGCGTACCACGGGACGAGTTATTCATCACCACCAAGCTGTGGAATGATGATCAAAAACGCCCCCGGGAAGCCTTGCTCGAAAGCATGGAAAAACTCCAGCTTGATTACCTCGATCTGTACCTGATGCACTGGCCGGTTCCGGCGATCGACCACTACGTTGAAGCCTGGGAAAACATGATCGACCTGCAAAAAGAAGGTCTGATTAAGAGCATCGGCGTGTGCAATTTTCAGATCAATCATCTCCAGCGGCTGATGGATGAAACCGGCGTCCCACCGGTGATTAACCAAATAGAGCTTCACCCACTTATGCAACAGCGCCAGCTACACGCCTGGAACGCAACGCATAAAATCCAGACCGAGTCCTGGAGCCCGCTGGCGCAGGGCGGCAAAGACGTCTTTGATCAAAAGATCATCCGTGACCTTGCTGAGAAATATGGTAAATCACCGGCGCAGATTGTCATCCGTTGGCATCTGGATAGCGGCCTGGTGGTTATTCCAAAATCGGTCACCCCAGCGCGTATCGCAGAAAACTTTAACGTCTGGGACTTCCGCCTGGATAAAGATGAATTAGGTGAAATCGCGAAACTCGATCAGGGCAAACGTCTGGGACCAGACCCGGACCAGTTCGGCGGTTAA
- a CDS encoding DASS family sodium-coupled anion symporter, whose product MTEKKISGVKWLPLILITLISAGLWQLTPPTGLSEPAWHSAIIFVATIASIVAKVLPIGAVGIIGITVFALVYAAGDKTASGAITTALSELNSSLIWLIVVAFMIARGFIKTGLGRRIALQMIRLLGKRTLGLAYGLAFADLILSPAMPSNTARCGGVIYPIADSLARSFHSNPEDESRSKIGTFLITCIGNVNDVTAALFMTGYTGNLLAVKLAANAGVTLTWGSWFMAALLPCLVSLLLVPLLVYWIVRPEIKHTPDAPNLARKELAEMGRMSRGEWLMLATVGVLLVLWIFGDTLGVDATTASFVGLSILLLSGVLSWEDVKSEKGAWDTLIWFAALLMMANQLKKLGFTTWFGNLIGDSLSSTMHGTSWVIVLLLLNAAYFYTHYFFASGNAQIAALYAVFLGVGLHLNIPAAPTALMLAFTSSLYCSLTQYTHARGPILFGAGYVPTGVWWRTGFIISLFNQAVFITVGLMWWKVLGLY is encoded by the coding sequence GTGACTGAGAAAAAAATCAGCGGCGTCAAATGGCTCCCATTAATTCTTATAACTCTTATTTCTGCTGGGCTGTGGCAGCTTACACCTCCAACAGGGTTAAGTGAGCCAGCCTGGCATTCGGCAATAATCTTCGTTGCTACCATAGCCTCTATCGTGGCGAAAGTTTTACCCATCGGCGCAGTCGGCATTATTGGGATTACGGTTTTTGCGCTCGTCTATGCAGCTGGGGATAAAACCGCCAGCGGCGCTATCACCACCGCACTAAGTGAACTGAACAGTTCGCTTATCTGGCTTATCGTCGTGGCTTTTATGATTGCCCGCGGGTTTATCAAAACGGGCCTCGGACGACGTATTGCGCTACAAATGATCCGCCTGCTCGGCAAGCGCACGCTGGGACTCGCCTACGGTCTGGCCTTTGCCGATCTGATCCTCTCTCCCGCAATGCCGAGTAATACAGCACGCTGCGGCGGCGTCATCTATCCGATTGCCGACTCTCTGGCGCGCAGTTTCCATTCGAACCCGGAAGATGAGTCCCGCAGTAAAATCGGCACCTTTCTTATTACCTGTATTGGCAACGTTAACGACGTGACGGCAGCACTGTTTATGACCGGCTATACCGGTAACCTGCTGGCAGTAAAACTGGCGGCCAACGCCGGGGTTACGCTGACCTGGGGCAGCTGGTTTATGGCGGCACTGCTGCCTTGTCTGGTCTCTTTGCTGCTGGTTCCATTACTGGTCTACTGGATTGTGCGCCCGGAAATTAAACACACGCCGGATGCCCCGAACCTGGCGCGTAAAGAACTGGCGGAAATGGGCCGCATGTCACGCGGCGAATGGCTGATGCTGGCTACGGTCGGTGTGCTGCTGGTGCTGTGGATTTTTGGCGATACCTTAGGTGTCGATGCCACTACCGCCTCGTTCGTAGGACTGTCCATTTTATTACTGAGCGGCGTGCTGAGCTGGGAAGATGTGAAAAGCGAGAAAGGCGCATGGGACACGCTGATTTGGTTTGCCGCGCTGCTGATGATGGCGAACCAGCTGAAAAAGCTGGGTTTCACCACCTGGTTTGGCAATCTGATCGGCGATAGCCTGAGCAGCACCATGCACGGAACCAGTTGGGTGATCGTCCTGCTGCTGCTGAATGCTGCCTACTTCTATACCCACTACTTTTTTGCCAGCGGTAATGCGCAGATAGCCGCGCTATACGCCGTTTTCCTCGGCGTCGGTCTGCATCTGAATATTCCCGCGGCCCCCACGGCGTTAATGCTAGCCTTCACCAGCAGTTTGTACTGCTCGCTCACCCAATACACTCACGCTCGCGGTCCAATTCTGTTTGGCGCAGGGTACGTTCCAACGGGCGTCTGGTGGCGCACTGGCTTTATCATCAGCCTGTTTAACCAGGCGGTCTTTATTACCGTGGGCCTGATGTGGTGGAAGGTGTTGGGTCTGTACTAA
- a CDS encoding HIT family protein has product MTCIFCQIVEGKAPCHKVWEDEHHLAFLSIFPNTDGFTVVIPKKHYPSYAFDMPPQALADLMLATQKVAKKLDKTFPDVSRTGMFFEGFGVDHVHSKLSPMHGTGDLTHWKPIEARQNKFFEQYEGYLSSHDHERADDAKLAALAARIREA; this is encoded by the coding sequence ATGACCTGTATTTTCTGTCAAATTGTTGAAGGCAAAGCGCCCTGCCATAAGGTCTGGGAAGACGAGCATCACCTGGCTTTTCTGTCGATTTTTCCGAACACCGACGGTTTTACCGTGGTGATCCCGAAAAAACATTACCCCAGCTATGCCTTCGATATGCCGCCACAGGCGTTGGCTGACCTGATGCTGGCAACCCAAAAAGTGGCTAAGAAACTGGATAAAACTTTCCCGGACGTCAGTCGTACGGGAATGTTCTTTGAAGGTTTCGGCGTAGACCATGTGCACAGTAAATTAAGCCCCATGCACGGTACTGGCGATTTAACCCACTGGAAACCGATTGAAGCGCGGCAGAACAAATTTTTCGAGCAGTATGAAGGGTATCTGTCGTCACACGATCACGAACGGGCGGATGATGCAAAACTGGCCGCATTAGCGGCCAGAATACGTGAGGCATAA
- a CDS encoding YgiQ family radical SAM protein, with protein sequence MSAISLIQPDRDLFSWPQYWAACFGPAPFLPMSRDEMDQLGWDSCDIILVTGDAYVDHPSFGMAICGRMLEAQGFRVGIIAQPDWNNKDDFMRLGKPNLFFGVTAGNMDSMINRYTADRRLRHDDAYTPDNVAGKRPDRATLVYTQRCKEAWKDVPVILGGIEASLRRTAHYDYWSDTVRRSVLVDSKADMLMFGNGERPLVEVAHRLAMGETIDQIRDVRNTAIMVKEALPGWSGVDSTRLDTPGKIDPIPHPYGEDLPCADNKPVAPKKQEAKAVTVQPPRPKPWEKTYVLLPSFEKVKGDKVLYAHASRILHHETNPGCARALMQKHGDRYIWINPPAIPLSTEEMDSVFALPYKRVPHPAYGDSRIPAYEMIRFSINIMRGCFGGCSFCSITEHEGRIIQSRSEDSIINEIEAIRDTVPGFTGVISDLGGPTANMYMLRCKSPRAEQTCRRLSCVYPDICPHMDTNHEPTINLYRRARDLKGIKKILIASGVRYDIAVEDPRYIKELATHHVGGYLKIAPEHTEEGPLSKMMKPGMGSYDRFKELFDTYSKQAGKEQYLIPYFISAHPGTRDEDMVNLALWLKQRRFRLDQVQNFYPSPLANSTTMYYTGKNPLGKIGYKSEDVVVPKGDKQRRLHKALLRYHDPANWPLIRQALEDMGKKHLIGGRRECLVPAPTLEEMREARRQNRHTRPALTKHTPVAHQRQTPAANKKRGKVAGR encoded by the coding sequence ATGAGCGCAATATCCCTGATCCAGCCGGACAGAGACCTTTTCTCCTGGCCGCAGTACTGGGCTGCCTGTTTTGGCCCGGCACCATTTTTGCCGATGTCACGTGACGAAATGGACCAACTTGGCTGGGATAGCTGCGACATCATTCTGGTTACCGGCGATGCATACGTCGATCATCCCAGCTTTGGCATGGCAATTTGCGGCCGTATGCTGGAAGCGCAGGGCTTTCGCGTTGGGATTATCGCCCAGCCGGACTGGAACAACAAAGACGATTTTATGCGTTTGGGTAAACCGAACCTGTTCTTTGGTGTGACCGCAGGCAACATGGATTCGATGATCAACCGTTATACCGCCGATCGCCGACTGCGCCATGACGATGCCTACACGCCAGACAACGTGGCTGGCAAACGCCCGGACCGCGCCACGCTGGTCTATACCCAGCGTTGTAAAGAAGCATGGAAAGATGTGCCGGTTATTCTCGGCGGTATTGAGGCCAGCCTGCGCCGTACCGCGCATTATGACTACTGGTCTGATACCGTTCGTCGCTCCGTTCTGGTGGATTCCAAAGCCGACATGCTGATGTTCGGCAACGGTGAGCGTCCGCTGGTGGAAGTGGCGCATCGTCTGGCGATGGGTGAAACTATCGATCAGATCCGCGACGTGCGTAACACCGCGATTATGGTTAAAGAAGCGCTGCCGGGCTGGAGTGGGGTAGACTCCACGCGTCTCGACACACCGGGCAAGATTGACCCGATCCCGCATCCGTACGGCGAAGATTTGCCGTGTGCCGACAACAAACCTGTCGCCCCGAAAAAGCAGGAAGCGAAAGCGGTCACCGTACAGCCGCCGCGCCCGAAACCGTGGGAAAAAACCTACGTGCTGCTGCCGTCCTTCGAAAAAGTGAAGGGCGACAAAGTGCTGTATGCGCATGCGTCACGTATCCTGCACCACGAAACGAACCCAGGCTGCGCGCGCGCGCTGATGCAAAAGCATGGCGATCGCTATATCTGGATCAACCCGCCAGCCATTCCGCTCTCTACCGAAGAGATGGACAGCGTCTTTGCGCTGCCGTACAAGCGCGTGCCGCATCCGGCGTATGGCGACAGCCGCATTCCGGCCTATGAGATGATCCGTTTCTCGATCAACATCATGCGTGGCTGCTTTGGCGGCTGTTCGTTCTGTTCGATAACAGAGCACGAAGGCCGCATCATCCAGAGCCGCTCTGAAGATTCGATCATCAATGAAATTGAAGCCATTCGCGACACCGTTCCGGGCTTTACCGGCGTGATTTCCGATCTCGGCGGCCCAACGGCGAACATGTATATGCTGCGCTGTAAGTCACCGCGTGCGGAGCAAACCTGCCGTCGTCTGTCATGCGTCTATCCGGATATTTGTCCGCATATGGATACCAACCACGAGCCGACGATTAACCTTTATCGCCGTGCGCGTGATTTGAAAGGCATTAAAAAGATCCTCATCGCTTCCGGTGTGCGCTATGACATCGCAGTTGAAGATCCGCGCTATATCAAAGAGCTGGCGACCCATCACGTTGGCGGCTATCTGAAGATTGCGCCAGAGCATACTGAAGAAGGCCCGCTGTCGAAGATGATGAAGCCGGGGATGGGCAGCTACGATCGCTTTAAGGAATTGTTCGATACCTACTCTAAACAGGCGGGTAAAGAGCAGTACCTGATCCCGTACTTTATTTCCGCGCACCCGGGTACGCGTGATGAGGATATGGTGAATCTGGCGCTGTGGCTGAAACAACGTCGTTTCCGCCTCGATCAGGTGCAGAACTTCTATCCGTCGCCGCTGGCGAACTCCACAACCATGTATTACACCGGGAAAAACCCGCTGGGTAAAATTGGTTATAAGAGTGAAGACGTGGTGGTGCCGAAAGGTGATAAACAGCGCCGTCTGCATAAAGCCCTGCTGCGCTACCATGATCCAGCCAACTGGCCGTTAATCCGCCAGGCGCTGGAAGATATGGGTAAAAAGCATCTGATCGGTGGTCGTCGCGAATGTCTGGTTCCGGCGCCTACGCTGGAAGAGATGCGCGAAGCGCGTCGTCAGAACCGTCATACTCGTCCGGCGCTGACTAAGCATACGCCAGTGGCGCACCAGCGCCAGACGCCTGCCGCGAACAAAAAACGTGGGAAAGTAGCTGGGCGCTAA
- a CDS encoding TrkH family potassium uptake protein — translation MRLNDSLHISQLRVVVHLCGFLVLLYSFSMLPPMAIALLNKERSFFAFFSTFMTFFTLGGGAWLATKHAGIQLRTRDGFVIIVLFWLLFSFISAMPMWMDDGLNLSFADALFEGVSGITTTGATVIDDVSALPKSYLYYRAQLNFIGGLGVIVLAVAVLPLLGIGGMKLYQSEMPGPFKEERLTPRLADTARTLWLTYVILGLICTLAYWAAGMSFFDALCHGLSTVSLGGFSTRSESIGFYNSHAIELVAGLFSLLSAFNFTLWYVAIVKRTFKPFRRNAELRFFLLIALVVTLIATWQVWRAGMYGITDSLVHAFFLASSMLTDNGLSTADYAQWPSHTIFMLLSASFFGGCVGSTCGGIKVLRFLIMFKQCRQELHQLAHPRALLNIKVGNSVVSDRVVRSVWSFFFLYVLFTSFFIWALNLMGYDLFSSFATVAACINNMGLGFGVTATTFGTLNEEAKLLMCAAMIMGRLEIYPILILFSRMFWRA, via the coding sequence TTGCGACTCAACGATTCACTGCATATTTCCCAGTTACGGGTTGTTGTTCACCTGTGCGGATTTCTGGTACTTCTCTATAGCTTTTCTATGCTGCCGCCGATGGCCATCGCTTTGTTAAACAAAGAGCGAAGTTTTTTCGCTTTTTTTAGCACATTTATGACTTTCTTTACCCTCGGCGGCGGGGCGTGGCTGGCCACCAAACATGCGGGAATTCAACTGCGCACCCGCGATGGCTTCGTGATTATCGTTCTGTTCTGGCTGCTATTTTCATTTATCAGCGCAATGCCGATGTGGATGGACGATGGCTTAAATCTCTCCTTTGCCGATGCCCTGTTCGAAGGGGTTTCCGGGATTACTACCACGGGCGCAACGGTGATTGACGACGTCAGCGCCTTGCCGAAATCGTATCTGTACTACCGGGCCCAGCTCAATTTTATTGGCGGCCTGGGCGTTATTGTCCTCGCCGTGGCGGTATTGCCGTTGCTGGGTATTGGTGGTATGAAGCTGTATCAGTCTGAAATGCCGGGCCCCTTTAAAGAAGAACGCCTCACGCCAAGGCTTGCGGATACCGCCCGTACCCTATGGCTGACCTACGTCATACTGGGACTTATTTGTACACTGGCCTACTGGGCTGCCGGGATGTCGTTCTTCGACGCCTTATGCCACGGGCTGTCGACGGTCTCTCTCGGCGGATTTTCTACCCGCAGCGAGAGCATCGGTTTTTATAACAGCCACGCTATTGAACTAGTCGCTGGACTGTTTTCACTGCTGTCGGCGTTTAACTTCACTCTCTGGTACGTTGCTATCGTGAAACGTACCTTCAAGCCCTTTCGTCGTAATGCCGAGCTGCGTTTCTTTCTGCTAATTGCGCTGGTTGTCACCCTGATCGCCACCTGGCAGGTCTGGCGGGCGGGCATGTACGGGATAACGGACAGCCTGGTGCATGCCTTTTTTCTGGCCAGCTCCATGCTGACAGATAATGGCCTGTCGACGGCAGATTACGCGCAGTGGCCTTCGCACACGATCTTCATGCTGCTCAGCGCCAGTTTCTTCGGCGGTTGTGTAGGATCAACCTGCGGGGGGATTAAGGTGCTGCGCTTTTTGATTATGTTCAAGCAGTGCCGTCAGGAGTTACACCAGCTTGCGCATCCCCGCGCCCTGCTGAACATCAAAGTGGGCAACAGCGTGGTAAGCGACCGGGTGGTGCGTTCAGTATGGAGCTTTTTCTTTCTCTACGTTTTGTTCACCAGCTTTTTTATCTGGGCGCTCAATCTGATGGGCTACGATCTCTTCTCCTCTTTCGCCACCGTCGCCGCTTGTATCAATAATATGGGGCTGGGATTTGGCGTTACCGCCACGACGTTTGGCACCTTAAATGAGGAGGCAAAGCTTTTGATGTGCGCGGCCATGATCATGGGACGTCTGGAGATTTACCCCATTCTGATCCTGTTCTCGCGCATGTTCTGGCGGGCGTAA